A DNA window from Malus domestica chromosome 12, GDT2T_hap1 contains the following coding sequences:
- the LOC139189798 gene encoding uncharacterized protein yields the protein MASGSSQNPPSYESGDGIATLRRLLNGMHRPRAGLHPELFFEMHGVQSLGPAWISRVPSVVEDNMPRGNWFTPNPYLAGSGISSSKWSLHRRGFPLMNDPTWAQWVDELEPFFKQKWMSNGIYELLVLSKTSIVPKPELLTSALLFWNTGTNTFDFRMGPMSPTILDMAQVFWLRPSGRTVDVTQDWVPSSTTGSSSSSTTFLPLSYNSATFKSYGTSFKGFIPFVKENFGAGSPRANKDQEHMYFLLYWLNKHVFPNKSKGVRVEWIPLVKVLHNFDDVAIGPFLLSHLYHLLFEMTRDEPFETNLNGPIWMIQLWLQWYFPEFRAANLEFPEGVAPARILAEAPPTDHSTFACFYFFRVCRTRSDLEWGASVLRRYPWFSDQAFQDAPGEDATPFCREKFISCIQPRDLAWGVRGNRYDRSLEVYHPNFCSRQLGFRQAIPVPFFDSIHYGTSFRLQTPTEVTFRAARRSLDVMSQAARHSIVLNFECTSLFSSWWEDKLTRKYGGDLKVNHDHIFNQLSLKSYPGSGELANWKEMIQEKNRLLLIAPVDTESEAIESENDSADAAILHGATTEAERREAGEGTDISESIGDSGAE from the exons ATGGCTTCAGGATCCAGCCAAAACCCACCATCTTATGAGTCCGGCGATGGAATCGCCACCCTACGCCGTCTACTCAACGGGATGCATCGTCCGCGGGCAGGTTTACACCCTGAACTATTCTTCGAGATGCATGGGGTACAGTCATTGGGTCCCGCCTGGATTTCTCGGGTCCCCTCAGTAGTGGAAGACAACATGCCTAGGGGAAACTGGTTTACCCCAAATCCCTATTTGGCCGGGTCGGGCATCTCCTCCTCTAAATGGTCATTACATCGTCGAGGCTTTCCCTTGATGAATGATCCTACCTGGGCCCAGTGGGTTGACGAATTGGAGCCCTTTTTCAAGCAAAAATGGATGAGCAACGGTATTTATGAATTACTTGTGCTTTCGAAGACTTCCATTGTCCCTAAGCCCGAATTGCTCACTTCTGCTCTCCTCTTTTGGAATACGGGCACAAATACCTTTGATTTTCGTATGGGTCCCATGTCTCCCACCATTCTCGATATGGCCCAGGTCTTCTGGTTGAGGCCGTCGGGCAGGACAGTAGATGTTACTCAAGATTGGGTTCCGTCTTCTACCACCGGGAGTTCGAGTTCTTCTACCACCTTCCTTCCTCTGAGCTATAACTCCGCCACTTTCAAGAGTTATGGGACCTCCTTTAAAGGATTCATTCCTTTTgtaaaggaaaattttggggcAGGCTCCCCTCGGGCTAACAAAGATCAAGAACATATGTACTTTCTCCTTTACTGGCTAAACAAGCATGTCTTCCCCAACAAATCTAAGGGAGTGAGGGTAGAATGGATCCCCTTGGTGAAGGTTCTTCACAATTTTGATGATGTAGCCATAGGTCCATTTCTTCTCTCCCATCTCTATCACCTTCTTTTCGAAATGACTCGGGATGAGCCCTTTGAGACCAACTTGAACGGACCAATCTGGATGATACAACTTTGGCTGCAATGGTATTTTCCAGAATTTCGGGCTGCCAACCTAGAGTTTCCAGAGGGTGTGGCTCCTGCCCGAATTCTAGCAGAAGCTCCTCCTACAGACCATTCCACCTTCGCCTGCTTTTACTTTTTCAGAGTCTGCAGGACTCGATCAGACTTGGAATGGGGTGCGTCAGTCTTGAGGAGATACCCTTGGTTCTCTGACCAAGCCTTCCAAGATGCCCCCGGTGAGGATGCTACCCCCTTTTGTAGAGAAAAATTTATCAGCTGTATTCAACCAAGAGACTTGGCCTGGGGGGTTCGGGGCAATAGATATGATCGAAGCCTGGAGGTGTACCATCCTAACTTCTGCAGCCGGCAGTTAGGATTTAGGCAAGCTATACCTGTCCCATTCTTCGACTCTATCCATTATGGCACCTCATTCCGGTTACAAACCCCAACTGAAGTGACATTCCGAGCCGCCCGACGTAGCCTGGATGTAATGAGTCAAGCAGCCCGACATTCCATTGTTCTTAATTTTGAATGCACCTCGTTGTTTTCATCTTGGTGGGAGGATAAATTGACTAGAAAGTATGGAGGAGATTTGAAGGTGAATCACGATCACATCTTTAACCAGCTTTCTCTTAAATCATATCCTGGCTCGGGCGAGCTTGCAAATTGGAAGGAGATGATTCAAGAGAAAAACCGGTTACTTCTAATAG CTCCAGTAGATACAGAATCTGAAGCCATTGAATCGGAGAATGATTCTGCTGATGCTGCAATTCTTCATGGTGCTACCACAGAGGCTGAGAGACGAGAAGCTGGGGAGGGGACGGATATCTCAGAATCCATTGGTGATTCGGGAGCTGAATGA